From the genome of Nicotiana sylvestris chromosome 2, ASM39365v2, whole genome shotgun sequence, one region includes:
- the LOC104221991 gene encoding paired amphipathic helix protein Sin3-like 2 isoform X1, with translation MKRLREDGYGNPQLKRPFGSSRGESYCQSQVPGSGLGGGGGGNNTGGGGAGASASTQKLTTNDALSYLKEVKEMFQDQKDKYDLFLDVMKDFKAQRIDTAGVIARVKDLFKGHPRLILGFNTFLPKGYEITLNEEDEAPPKRTVEFEEAISFVNKIKKRFQNDDHVYKSFLDILNMYRKEHKGISEVYHEVAILFVDHPDLLDEFTRFLPDTSATASAAQTSFDRSPFHHYDERSSAIPMLRQPHMDKRFRRDRIIGPHAERDLSIERPDMDDDKTMVKLHKEHKRRAEKENRDRRTHDQDYKEPDNENNRDLNMQRHTDKKKSARKVEEFGGSHEDKDALKNMYSQEFTFCEKVKERLRSPADYQAFLHCLSIYSTEIINRKELLRLVADLLGKYPDLMEGFNEFLERCERVDGFLAGVVSKGKWAEGHTSRSVKEDEKDKEQKRETDGAKEKDRYKEKYWGKSIQELDLSNCERCTPSYRLLPDDYPIPTASQRSELGAQVLNDHWVSVTSGSEDYSFKHMRRNQYEESLFRCEDDRFELDMLLESVSSTAKRAEELLNAINDNSVGGDGPIHIEDHFTVLNLRCIERLYGDHGLDVMDILRKSPSLALPVILTRLKQKQEEWTKCRTDFNKVWAEIYAKNHYKSLDHRSFYFKQQDSKNLSSKSLVAEIKEIKEKKQKEDDMIVSISAGSRHPLTPNLEFDYSDSELHDDLYKLIKYSCEEICSSEEQLNKVLRLWTNFLEPILGVPCRPYDSEATENNDVLSKQHGPKSNGTSVGEGDRSPSSDAKQSKLISNRDANASPLRVNSSRTSFANADALLKEDGLAVIGEDLTNSDAAAAMGADGVHDKVELTSGRGARRGTGASEHGQVSKSNIDSVPASETDTSRSTPLGNGGFAEGSRSNGYNDDSVDPCKNEKEEGELSPNGEFEDNFVGSQDGASRDGSVQYQSRAAEEMDCRDAAGQNDADADDEDSENVSEAREDVSCSESAADDCSREEHDEEDDREHDELDGKAESEGEAEGTSEAHYVTGDGNVLQMSDRLLLTSKPLTKYVASPVYGGAMKYSRVFYGNEAFYVLFRLHQILYERLLSAKLNSASSESKWRTGKDTGTDPYDRFMSALYSLLDGSADNSKFEDDCRSIIGNQSYVLFTLDKLIYKLVKQLQTVSSDELDGKLLQLYEYERLRKPEKFVDSAYYENAHVLLHEESIYRFECTSSPTRLSIQLMDGGSDKSEVVAVAVDPKFAGYLHNDYLSVEHGKKESSAVLLKRNKRKHANHDESTAFCMAMEHVILVNGLECKMASNSSKISYVLDTEDFFFRRGRKLKKVSAGRLSCHYQARVERFHRVLLSSS, from the exons ATGAAGCGATTGAGAGAGGATGGATATGGTAACCCTCAATTGAAGCGGCCATTTGGTTCTTCTCGTGGAGAATC CTATTGTCAATCACAAGTTCCTGGAAGTGGTTTGGGCGGAGGAGGAGGTGGCAACAACACAGGCGGAGGTGGAGCAGGTGCTAGTGCTAGCACCCAAAAGTTGACAACTAATGATGCTTTGTCTTATTTGAAGGAGGTCAAGGAGATGTTTCAAGATCAAAAGGATAAGTACGACTTGTTCCTTGATGTTATGAAAGACTTTAAGGCTCAAAG AATTGATACTGCGGGTGTCATAGCAAGAGTGAAAGATTTGTTTAAAGGGCATCCTAGATTGATCCTTGGGTTCAACACTTTCTTGCCCAAGGGTTATGAAATAACCCTTAATGAAGAAGATGAGGCTCCTCCAAAGAGAACGGTTGAGTTTGAAGAAGCTATCAGCTTTGTGAACAAAATAAAG AAACGTTTCCAAAATGATGATCATGTGTACAAGTCCTTCTTAGACATTTTGAACATGTACAGGAAGGAGCACAAGGGCATCAGCGAGGTGTACCATGAG GTTGCCATACTTTTCGTGGACCATCCAGATTTGCTAGATGAATTCACTAGATTCTTGCCAGATACTTCAGCTACTGCATCAGCAGCACAAACTTCATTTGACAGGTCTCCTTTCCATCATTATGATGAGAGGAGCTCAGCTATTCCCATGCTTAGGCAACCGCACATGGACAAG CGTTTCCGGCGGGATAGGATTATTGGTCCTCATGCAGAAAGAGACCTAAGCATTGAGCGGCCTGATATGGACGATGATAAAACAATGGTGAAGTTGCATAAAGAACATAAGAGACGTGCTGAAAAAGAGAACAGGGACAGAAGAACTCATGATCAGGATTATAAAGAACCTGATAATGAGAACAATAGAGATCTAAACATGCAGCGTCATACTGATAAAAAGAAATCTGCTCGGAAGGTTGAAGAATTTGGAGGATCTCATGAAGATAAAGATGCCCTGAAAA ATATGTATAGCCAAGAGTTCACTTTCTGTGAAAAGGTAAAGGAAAGACTGCGAAGTCCAGCTGATTATCAGGCATTCTTACATTGCCTCTCCATTTATAGCACAGAAATAATTAACAGGAAGGAGTTACTACGTTTG GTTGCTGATCTACTTGGAAAATATCCTGATCTTATGGAGGGTTTCAATGAATTTCTAGAGCGTTGTGAACGAGTTG ATGGATTTCTTGCTGGTGTTGTGAGCAAGGGTAAGTGGGCTGAAGGGCATACTTCCAGGTCAGTAAAGGAAGATGAGAAAGACAAAGAGCAGAAGCGTGAAACTGATGGAGCAAAAGAAAAGGACCGATATAAGGAGAAATACTGGGGAAAATCCATCCAAGAACTTGACCTGTCAAACTGCGAACGATGCACACCCAGTTATCGGCTTCTTCCTGACGAT TATCCGATACCTACCGCAAGTCAAAGATCAGAGCTTGGAGCTCAGGTTTTAAATGATCATTGGGTATCTGTGACTTCTGGGAGTGAGGACTACTCTTTCAAGCACATGCGCAGAAATCAGTATGAAGAAAGCCTGTTTCGTTGTGAAGATGATAG GTTTGAGCTAGACATGTTACTGGAGTCGGTAAGTTCAACTGCTAAGCGTGCAGAAGAGTTGTTGAATGCCATTAATGATAATTCAGTTGGCGGGGATGGTCCAATTCATATTGAGGACCACTTTACAG TCTTAAACTTAAGATGCATTGAAAGACTCTATGGTGATCATGGTCTGGATGTTATGGATATTCTGCGTAAAAGCCCATCTCTTGCGCTGCCTGTTATACTGACCCGCTTGAAGCAGAAACAGGAGGAGTGGACCAAGTGTCGCACAGATTTTAACAAAGTTTGGGCTGAAATCTATGCTAAGAACCATTATAAGTCACTTGACCATCGAAGCTTCTATTTCAAGCAACAAGATTCAAAGAATCTTAGCTCAAAAT CCTTAGTGGCGGAGATCAAAGAAATTAAGGAGAAAAAGCAGAAAGAAGATGACATGATTGTTTCTATTTCTGCTGGAAGTAGACATCCTTTAACCCCGAATCTTGAATTTGATTATTCTGACTCTGAGCTTCATGACGACTTGTACAAACTTATCAAGTATTCATGTGAGGAGATTTGCTCCTCCGAAGAGCAATTAAATAAAGTACTGAGGTTATGGACCAACTTTCTTGAGCCAATTTTGGGCGTACCTTGTCGCCCTTATGACTCAGAGGCCACTGAGAACAATGATGTCTTATCAAAGCAGCATGGTCCAAAAAGCAATGGAACTAGCGTTGGTGAAGGTGATAGAAGTCCTAGTTCAGATGCTAAGCAATCAAAACTTATCAGCAACAGAGATGCCAATGCTTCCCCCCTACGAGTAAACTCTTCTAGGACGAGCTTTGCAAATGCAGATGCTCTTCTCAAAGAAGATGGTTTGGCAGTGATTGGTGAAGACCTAACTAATTCTGATGCAGCTGCTGCTATGGGAGCAGATGGTGTTCATGACAAAGTGGAATTAACTTCAG GGCGTGGTGCAAGACGGGGTACTGGTGCTTCAGAGCATGGTCAAGTATCCAAGTCTAACATTGATAGTGTGCCAGCATCAGAG ACTGATACTTCAAGATCGACTCCGCTGGGCAATGGAGGGTTTGCAGAAGGCTCTAGAAGTAATGGGTACAATGACGATTCAGTTGATCCctgcaaaaatgagaaagaagaGGGTGAGTTATCACCGAATGGTGAATTTGAGGATAACTTTGTTGGGTCTCAAGATGGTGCCTCACGTGATGGAAGTGTGCAATATCAATCCAGAGCTGCTGAAGAGATGGATTGTCGGGATGCTGCTGGTCAAAACGATGCAGATGCTGATGATGAAGATAGCGAAAATGTTTCTGAGGCCAGAGAAGATGTTTCTTGCAGTGAGTCTGCTGCTGATGACTGCTCTCGAGAAGAGCATGATGAAGAAGATGACAGGGAACATGATGAACTTGATGGCAAAGCTGAGAGTGAAGGTGAGGCTGAGGGGACGAGCGAAGCACACTATGTTACAGGTGATGGCAATGTGTTGCAAATGTCTGATCGGCTTTTGCTTACTTCGAAGCCACTTACAAAATATGTGGCGTCACCTGTATATGGGGGAGCGATGAAGTACTCGCGGGTGTTTTATGGAAATGAGGCATTCTATGTGCTTTTTAGGCTTCACCAG atTCTATATGAAAGGTTATTATCAGCAAAGCTGAATTCAGCATCATCTGAGTCAAAATGGAGAACTGGAAAGGATACTGGTACTGATCCCTATGACAG ATTCATGAGTGCGCTGTATAGTTTGCTTGATGGATCTGCAGATAATTCAAAGTTTGAGGATGATTGCCGATCAATCATTGGAAATCAGTCATATGTGCTATTCACGTTGGACAAGCTGATatataagctggtcaaacag CTTCAAACAGTCTCGAGTGATGAGCTGGACGGTAAGCTGCTTCAGTTGTATGAATATGAAAGATTAAGGAAACCAGAGAAGTTTGTTGATTCAGCTTATTATGAAAATGCTCATGTGCTCCTCCACGAAGAGAGTATATACCGGTTTGAATGT ACATCTTCCCCTACCCGTCTGTCCATTCAGTTGATGGATGGTGGAAGTGACAAGTCTGAAGTAGTTGCAGTTGCGGTAGATCCCAAATTTGCAGGTTATCTGCATAATGATTATCTGTCGGTCGAACATGGGAAAAAGGAGTCTTCTGCAGTTCTGCTGAAGAG AAATAAGCGGAAACATGCCAACCATGATGAATCTACTGCTTTTTGTATGGCAATGGAACATGTTATTCTTGTAAATGGTCTGGAATGCAAGATGGCTTCAAACTCATCGAAG ATCTCTTATGTGCTTGATACTGAGGACTTCTTTTTCCGTCGGGGAAGGAAACTAAAAAAAGTTTCAGCTGGCAGATTGTCATGTCATTACCAGGCTAGAGTAGAACGGTTCCATCGTGTTCTGTTGTCCTCTTCATGA
- the LOC104221991 gene encoding paired amphipathic helix protein Sin3-like 2 isoform X2, with amino-acid sequence MKRLREDGYGNPQLKRPFGSSRGESYCQSQVPGSGLGGGGGGNNTGGGGAGASASTQKLTTNDALSYLKEVKEMFQDQKDKYDLFLDVMKDFKAQRIDTAGVIARVKDLFKGHPRLILGFNTFLPKGYEITLNEEDEAPPKRTVEFEEAISFVNKIKKRFQNDDHVYKSFLDILNMYRKEHKGISEVYHEVAILFVDHPDLLDEFTRFLPDTSATASAAQTSFDRSPFHHYDERSSAIPMLRQPHMDKRFRRDRIIGPHAERDLSIERPDMDDDKTMVKLHKEHKRRAEKENRDRRTHDQDYKEPDNENNRDLNMQRHTDKKKSARKVEEFGGSHEDKDALKNMYSQEFTFCEKVKERLRSPADYQAFLHCLSIYSTEIINRKELLRLVADLLGKYPDLMEGFNEFLERCERVDGFLAGVVSKGKWAEGHTSRSVKEDEKDKEQKRETDGAKEKDRYKEKYWGKSIQELDLSNCERCTPSYRLLPDDYPIPTASQRSELGAQVLNDHWVSVTSGSEDYSFKHMRRNQYEESLFRCEDDRFELDMLLESVSSTAKRAEELLNAINDNSVGGDGPIHIEDHFTVLNLRCIERLYGDHGLDVMDILRKSPSLALPVILTRLKQKQEEWTKCRTDFNKVWAEIYAKNHYKSLDHRSFYFKQQDSKNLSSKSLVAEIKEIKEKKQKEDDMIVSISAGSRHPLTPNLEFDYSDSELHDDLYKLIKYSCEEICSSEEQLNKVLRLWTNFLEPILGVPCRPYDSEATENNDVLSKQHGPKSNGTSVGEGDRSPSSDAKQSKLISNRDANASPLRVNSSRTSFANADALLKEDGLAVIGEDLTNSDAAAAMGADGVHDKVELTSGRGARRGTGASEHGQVSKSNIDSVPASETDTSRSTPLGNGGFAEGSRSNGYNDDSVDPCKNEKEEGELSPNGEFEDNFVGSQDGASRDGSVQYQSRAAEEMDCRDAAGQNDADADDEDSENVSEAREDVSCSESAADDCSREEHDEEDDREHDELDGKAESEGEAEGTSEAHYVTGDGNVLQMSDRLLLTSKPLTKYVASPVYGGAMKYSRVFYGNEAFYVLFRLHQILYERLLSAKLNSASSESKWRTGKDTGTDPYDRFMSALYSLLDGSADNSKFEDDCRSIIGNQSYVLFTLDKLIYKLVKQLQTVSSDELDGKLLQLYEYERLRKPEKFVDSAYYENAHVLLHEESIYRFECTSSPTRLSIQLMDGGSDKSEVVAVAVDPKFAGYLHNDYLSVEHGKKESSAVLLKR; translated from the exons ATGAAGCGATTGAGAGAGGATGGATATGGTAACCCTCAATTGAAGCGGCCATTTGGTTCTTCTCGTGGAGAATC CTATTGTCAATCACAAGTTCCTGGAAGTGGTTTGGGCGGAGGAGGAGGTGGCAACAACACAGGCGGAGGTGGAGCAGGTGCTAGTGCTAGCACCCAAAAGTTGACAACTAATGATGCTTTGTCTTATTTGAAGGAGGTCAAGGAGATGTTTCAAGATCAAAAGGATAAGTACGACTTGTTCCTTGATGTTATGAAAGACTTTAAGGCTCAAAG AATTGATACTGCGGGTGTCATAGCAAGAGTGAAAGATTTGTTTAAAGGGCATCCTAGATTGATCCTTGGGTTCAACACTTTCTTGCCCAAGGGTTATGAAATAACCCTTAATGAAGAAGATGAGGCTCCTCCAAAGAGAACGGTTGAGTTTGAAGAAGCTATCAGCTTTGTGAACAAAATAAAG AAACGTTTCCAAAATGATGATCATGTGTACAAGTCCTTCTTAGACATTTTGAACATGTACAGGAAGGAGCACAAGGGCATCAGCGAGGTGTACCATGAG GTTGCCATACTTTTCGTGGACCATCCAGATTTGCTAGATGAATTCACTAGATTCTTGCCAGATACTTCAGCTACTGCATCAGCAGCACAAACTTCATTTGACAGGTCTCCTTTCCATCATTATGATGAGAGGAGCTCAGCTATTCCCATGCTTAGGCAACCGCACATGGACAAG CGTTTCCGGCGGGATAGGATTATTGGTCCTCATGCAGAAAGAGACCTAAGCATTGAGCGGCCTGATATGGACGATGATAAAACAATGGTGAAGTTGCATAAAGAACATAAGAGACGTGCTGAAAAAGAGAACAGGGACAGAAGAACTCATGATCAGGATTATAAAGAACCTGATAATGAGAACAATAGAGATCTAAACATGCAGCGTCATACTGATAAAAAGAAATCTGCTCGGAAGGTTGAAGAATTTGGAGGATCTCATGAAGATAAAGATGCCCTGAAAA ATATGTATAGCCAAGAGTTCACTTTCTGTGAAAAGGTAAAGGAAAGACTGCGAAGTCCAGCTGATTATCAGGCATTCTTACATTGCCTCTCCATTTATAGCACAGAAATAATTAACAGGAAGGAGTTACTACGTTTG GTTGCTGATCTACTTGGAAAATATCCTGATCTTATGGAGGGTTTCAATGAATTTCTAGAGCGTTGTGAACGAGTTG ATGGATTTCTTGCTGGTGTTGTGAGCAAGGGTAAGTGGGCTGAAGGGCATACTTCCAGGTCAGTAAAGGAAGATGAGAAAGACAAAGAGCAGAAGCGTGAAACTGATGGAGCAAAAGAAAAGGACCGATATAAGGAGAAATACTGGGGAAAATCCATCCAAGAACTTGACCTGTCAAACTGCGAACGATGCACACCCAGTTATCGGCTTCTTCCTGACGAT TATCCGATACCTACCGCAAGTCAAAGATCAGAGCTTGGAGCTCAGGTTTTAAATGATCATTGGGTATCTGTGACTTCTGGGAGTGAGGACTACTCTTTCAAGCACATGCGCAGAAATCAGTATGAAGAAAGCCTGTTTCGTTGTGAAGATGATAG GTTTGAGCTAGACATGTTACTGGAGTCGGTAAGTTCAACTGCTAAGCGTGCAGAAGAGTTGTTGAATGCCATTAATGATAATTCAGTTGGCGGGGATGGTCCAATTCATATTGAGGACCACTTTACAG TCTTAAACTTAAGATGCATTGAAAGACTCTATGGTGATCATGGTCTGGATGTTATGGATATTCTGCGTAAAAGCCCATCTCTTGCGCTGCCTGTTATACTGACCCGCTTGAAGCAGAAACAGGAGGAGTGGACCAAGTGTCGCACAGATTTTAACAAAGTTTGGGCTGAAATCTATGCTAAGAACCATTATAAGTCACTTGACCATCGAAGCTTCTATTTCAAGCAACAAGATTCAAAGAATCTTAGCTCAAAAT CCTTAGTGGCGGAGATCAAAGAAATTAAGGAGAAAAAGCAGAAAGAAGATGACATGATTGTTTCTATTTCTGCTGGAAGTAGACATCCTTTAACCCCGAATCTTGAATTTGATTATTCTGACTCTGAGCTTCATGACGACTTGTACAAACTTATCAAGTATTCATGTGAGGAGATTTGCTCCTCCGAAGAGCAATTAAATAAAGTACTGAGGTTATGGACCAACTTTCTTGAGCCAATTTTGGGCGTACCTTGTCGCCCTTATGACTCAGAGGCCACTGAGAACAATGATGTCTTATCAAAGCAGCATGGTCCAAAAAGCAATGGAACTAGCGTTGGTGAAGGTGATAGAAGTCCTAGTTCAGATGCTAAGCAATCAAAACTTATCAGCAACAGAGATGCCAATGCTTCCCCCCTACGAGTAAACTCTTCTAGGACGAGCTTTGCAAATGCAGATGCTCTTCTCAAAGAAGATGGTTTGGCAGTGATTGGTGAAGACCTAACTAATTCTGATGCAGCTGCTGCTATGGGAGCAGATGGTGTTCATGACAAAGTGGAATTAACTTCAG GGCGTGGTGCAAGACGGGGTACTGGTGCTTCAGAGCATGGTCAAGTATCCAAGTCTAACATTGATAGTGTGCCAGCATCAGAG ACTGATACTTCAAGATCGACTCCGCTGGGCAATGGAGGGTTTGCAGAAGGCTCTAGAAGTAATGGGTACAATGACGATTCAGTTGATCCctgcaaaaatgagaaagaagaGGGTGAGTTATCACCGAATGGTGAATTTGAGGATAACTTTGTTGGGTCTCAAGATGGTGCCTCACGTGATGGAAGTGTGCAATATCAATCCAGAGCTGCTGAAGAGATGGATTGTCGGGATGCTGCTGGTCAAAACGATGCAGATGCTGATGATGAAGATAGCGAAAATGTTTCTGAGGCCAGAGAAGATGTTTCTTGCAGTGAGTCTGCTGCTGATGACTGCTCTCGAGAAGAGCATGATGAAGAAGATGACAGGGAACATGATGAACTTGATGGCAAAGCTGAGAGTGAAGGTGAGGCTGAGGGGACGAGCGAAGCACACTATGTTACAGGTGATGGCAATGTGTTGCAAATGTCTGATCGGCTTTTGCTTACTTCGAAGCCACTTACAAAATATGTGGCGTCACCTGTATATGGGGGAGCGATGAAGTACTCGCGGGTGTTTTATGGAAATGAGGCATTCTATGTGCTTTTTAGGCTTCACCAG atTCTATATGAAAGGTTATTATCAGCAAAGCTGAATTCAGCATCATCTGAGTCAAAATGGAGAACTGGAAAGGATACTGGTACTGATCCCTATGACAG ATTCATGAGTGCGCTGTATAGTTTGCTTGATGGATCTGCAGATAATTCAAAGTTTGAGGATGATTGCCGATCAATCATTGGAAATCAGTCATATGTGCTATTCACGTTGGACAAGCTGATatataagctggtcaaacag CTTCAAACAGTCTCGAGTGATGAGCTGGACGGTAAGCTGCTTCAGTTGTATGAATATGAAAGATTAAGGAAACCAGAGAAGTTTGTTGATTCAGCTTATTATGAAAATGCTCATGTGCTCCTCCACGAAGAGAGTATATACCGGTTTGAATGT ACATCTTCCCCTACCCGTCTGTCCATTCAGTTGATGGATGGTGGAAGTGACAAGTCTGAAGTAGTTGCAGTTGCGGTAGATCCCAAATTTGCAGGTTATCTGCATAATGATTATCTGTCGGTCGAACATGGGAAAAAGGAGTCTTCTGCAGTTCTGCTGAAGAGGTAA